Proteins encoded together in one Rhizobium bangladeshense window:
- a CDS encoding nodulation protein: MVREERIAHIAKHAAEQGLARLMMRLPATRATIRAAAASRSHLYELCGTYGEACSVLDRMRRDISADPAIIAEYEIICAEIETDVLRILLGDR, encoded by the coding sequence ATGGTCAGAGAGGAACGCATCGCTCATATAGCCAAGCATGCCGCTGAACAGGGGCTGGCGAGGCTGATGATGAGGTTGCCGGCAACGCGGGCGACGATCAGAGCCGCCGCAGCGAGCCGGTCCCATCTTTACGAGTTATGCGGCACCTATGGCGAGGCCTGCTCCGTCCTCGACCGCATGCGCAGGGATATATCGGCCGATCCTGCGATCATCGCTGAATATGAGATTATCTGCGCCGAAATCGAAACCGACGTCTTGAGAATTCTGCTCGGCGACCGCTGA
- a CDS encoding right-handed parallel beta-helix repeat-containing protein, producing the protein MTVYYVNSATGSNTNAGTSADAPFASFWAVENLKLQPGDSVLLAAGTVYNDQLDLKYSGTVAAPITIGSYGVGDAPVIHSPNDGIHSLYASNIVIENIKISDTGGAAIYGGYVSNWTVRNVEVDHTGLTKSGSITFRTGSNITIENSTINDVNGDGIWIEKIKGVTLLNNTVTNAHGTAADAVQLNDSSNIVISGNYFDQTGAVTPKGVLTLVRPVDAVIEGNTIIGGGFGISAQAGTNIAIQDNDISGYGGYSWSYAIGLGDSGDTRNYDISGNYIHDGVWGVAISSAGTATYVREGIDIYGNLFDDLTQAALKIDRPASGSFHDNFIASDVTPYSISPSVIAAGTFPVSDNTTIEAGLTTLASADSLVATDASVSLMSDAGLTSHDGINLASDKTGSDKVGAHQNDLVAENGISDGTLLLRHFGEAAFEKHGLTPGNGDHGVTIEAADLTGPESGSGISFHETAPLPSHHTESDTPIFSIHHDGVLH; encoded by the coding sequence ATGACAGTTTATTATGTGAATTCAGCGACCGGCTCCAACACCAATGCCGGAACCAGTGCAGACGCGCCCTTTGCGTCGTTTTGGGCGGTGGAGAATCTGAAGCTGCAGCCGGGCGACAGCGTGCTGCTCGCCGCCGGCACCGTGTATAACGATCAGCTTGACCTGAAATATTCCGGCACCGTCGCCGCCCCGATCACTATCGGCAGCTACGGCGTCGGCGACGCGCCTGTCATTCACAGCCCCAATGACGGCATTCATAGTCTCTATGCGTCGAACATCGTCATCGAGAATATAAAGATATCAGACACCGGCGGCGCGGCCATCTATGGCGGTTATGTCTCAAATTGGACCGTTCGTAACGTCGAGGTCGATCATACCGGGTTGACGAAATCCGGTTCCATCACCTTCCGCACCGGCTCGAACATCACGATCGAAAACAGCACGATCAACGACGTCAACGGCGACGGCATCTGGATCGAGAAGATCAAGGGCGTCACTCTTCTCAACAACACCGTCACCAATGCCCACGGCACGGCGGCGGATGCCGTACAGTTAAACGACAGCAGCAACATCGTCATCAGCGGCAATTATTTCGATCAGACAGGTGCCGTGACGCCAAAGGGCGTACTGACGCTCGTCCGGCCGGTGGACGCTGTGATCGAGGGGAACACCATCATCGGCGGCGGCTTCGGGATCAGCGCGCAGGCCGGCACGAATATTGCCATCCAGGATAACGATATCTCCGGCTATGGCGGCTACAGCTGGTCTTACGCCATCGGTCTCGGCGACTCGGGCGACACGCGCAACTACGATATATCAGGCAACTATATCCATGACGGCGTCTGGGGCGTGGCGATCAGTTCCGCCGGCACGGCGACCTATGTTCGTGAGGGCATTGATATCTACGGCAACCTCTTCGATGACCTGACCCAGGCAGCCTTGAAGATCGACCGGCCGGCGTCCGGATCCTTCCACGATAATTTCATTGCTAGCGATGTCACGCCATATAGCATCTCCCCCTCGGTCATCGCCGCAGGCACCTTTCCCGTCAGCGACAATACGACCATCGAAGCAGGTCTCACCACGCTTGCAAGCGCCGACAGTCTCGTCGCCACCGATGCAAGCGTCAGCCTCATGTCTGATGCCGGGCTCACATCTCACGACGGTATAAACCTTGCTTCCGACAAGACCGGATCAGATAAGGTCGGCGCCCATCAGAACGACCTTGTCGCGGAAAATGGTATATCGGATGGAACCCTGCTGCTTCGTCACTTCGGGGAGGCGGCTTTCGAAAAGCACGGGCTGACGCCCGGCAATGGCGATCACGGCGTCACGATTGAAGCAGCCGATCTCACCGGCCCCGAAAGCGGCAGCGGAATTTCCTTTCATGAGACCGCGCCTCTGCCGTCGCATCATACGGAATCGGACACGCCGATCTTCTCCATCCATCATGATGGCGTGCTGCACTGA
- a CDS encoding potassium transporter Kup produces MTSTHADKTGDGTSRSGFVGLVVGAVGVVYGDIGTSPLYAFREALRPFAADGVHGPEVIGLISLMVWTLTVIVTFKYVLFLLRADNDGEGGTLSLLALLMKKMGRNVPVLFFAGLIGAALFIGDAMITPALSVMSALEGLKLVTPAFADYVPLASAAIMIVLFAAQSRGTAAVSMFFGPITVLWFLAMAVGGLIHIGDDWRILAALNPINALSFLAHAGSVGLIVLGAVFLTVTGAEALYADLGHFGRRPIQTAWFVLVFPALLLNYLGQGALVLAHPETATNPFFLMYPDWILLPVVILATMATIIASQAVITGAFSLARSAVHLGFLPRLRIKFTSETNTGQIYVPSVNLLLLVGVLMLIFSFGDSESLATAYGISVTGTMVISTMLSFQFLRAVWGYSLMLAVTLLLPLFFIEVLFLAANLLKIHDGGWVPVALALVIMILMWTWTRGQAYLKRLRANNEIPLDSFIRSIERKSDHSPVTVPGTAVFLTSVPDRTPSVLLHNLKHNHVLHEQNVILTVWTEDEPYVPDSRRIKLSQLSPRFVRLDITFGFMDDPDVTRALALCREGGFKFEIMKTSFYLGRRNLVRTPNTGLPGWQERIFMGLEGFAIDPSDYFNLPSNRVVELGEQVAI; encoded by the coding sequence ATGACTTCAACACATGCAGACAAGACCGGTGACGGCACCAGCCGGAGCGGCTTTGTCGGACTGGTTGTCGGCGCAGTCGGCGTCGTCTATGGCGATATCGGCACTAGCCCGCTTTATGCCTTTCGCGAGGCGCTCAGGCCCTTTGCTGCCGATGGCGTACACGGGCCGGAAGTGATCGGCCTAATATCGCTGATGGTCTGGACGCTGACAGTCATCGTGACCTTCAAATATGTGCTGTTCCTGCTCAGGGCGGACAATGACGGCGAAGGTGGCACCCTCTCGCTTCTTGCCCTCCTGATGAAGAAGATGGGACGAAACGTGCCGGTGCTGTTCTTCGCTGGCTTGATCGGAGCAGCCCTATTCATCGGCGATGCGATGATCACGCCTGCCCTCTCTGTCATGTCAGCGCTCGAAGGCCTGAAGCTGGTCACGCCGGCTTTCGCCGATTATGTCCCGCTCGCCTCGGCTGCTATCATGATCGTTCTCTTTGCTGCGCAGTCGAGGGGGACTGCAGCTGTGTCTATGTTCTTCGGGCCGATAACGGTCTTGTGGTTTCTTGCCATGGCTGTCGGCGGGTTGATCCATATCGGCGACGACTGGAGGATTCTGGCCGCCCTCAATCCGATCAATGCGCTCTCATTCCTCGCTCATGCCGGCAGCGTCGGCCTCATCGTGCTCGGCGCCGTCTTTCTGACGGTGACGGGCGCCGAAGCGCTCTACGCCGATCTCGGGCATTTCGGGCGCCGCCCCATCCAGACGGCATGGTTCGTGCTCGTCTTTCCGGCATTGCTCCTGAACTATCTCGGCCAGGGCGCGCTTGTTCTCGCCCATCCGGAAACGGCCACCAATCCGTTCTTTCTGATGTACCCGGATTGGATCCTGCTGCCCGTGGTCATCCTGGCAACGATGGCGACTATCATCGCCAGCCAGGCTGTCATCACCGGCGCGTTTTCCTTGGCCCGCTCGGCAGTTCATCTCGGCTTCCTGCCAAGGCTGCGGATCAAATTCACATCGGAGACCAACACCGGCCAAATCTACGTACCGAGCGTCAATCTTCTGCTGCTGGTCGGCGTACTGATGCTGATCTTTTCCTTCGGCGACTCCGAGTCGCTGGCCACTGCCTACGGCATCTCTGTGACCGGAACCATGGTCATCTCGACCATGCTGTCCTTCCAGTTCCTGCGGGCTGTCTGGGGCTACTCTCTCATGCTCGCCGTCACCCTGCTGCTGCCGCTCTTCTTTATCGAAGTCTTGTTCCTGGCCGCCAATTTGTTGAAAATCCATGACGGCGGCTGGGTTCCGGTCGCCTTGGCGCTGGTGATCATGATTTTGATGTGGACGTGGACCCGCGGGCAGGCCTACCTGAAGAGACTGCGCGCCAACAACGAAATTCCGCTCGATTCCTTCATCCGGTCGATCGAGCGGAAGTCGGACCATTCGCCGGTCACCGTTCCGGGAACCGCGGTTTTTCTGACCAGCGTCCCGGACCGGACGCCGAGCGTTCTGCTCCACAATCTCAAGCACAATCATGTGCTCCACGAACAGAACGTGATCCTGACCGTCTGGACCGAGGACGAGCCTTACGTCCCCGACAGCAGACGCATCAAACTCAGCCAGCTCTCGCCGCGGTTTGTGCGCCTGGACATTACCTTCGGCTTCATGGACGATCCGGATGTCACAAGAGCCCTGGCTCTCTGCCGGGAGGGAGGCTTCAAGTTCGAGATCATGAAAACGTCCTTCTACCTCGGTCGCCGCAACCTCGTCAGGACACCGAACACCGGTTTGCCCGGCTGGCAGGAACGGATATTCATGGGGTTGGAAGGCTTTGCGATCGATCCCTCCGACTATTTCAACCTGCCATCAAACCGCGTCGTCGAGCTTGGCGAACAGGTTGCCATTTAA